One Persicobacter psychrovividus DNA window includes the following coding sequences:
- the lptC gene encoding LPS export ABC transporter periplasmic protein LptC codes for MSRFHSSTFIVLLLAVIGLSACHKKDAEVNHFVKYEGPMMEADSILTYYSDSARLVLSLNADKQLEYETGDREFPEGLYLEFFNKTGEIEATLRCDYCYYDKEKTEYKAQGDVVVKNAISGEKLNTEELYWNPKTKKVYTDKFVRIESDGQILMGEGLDADQDFTEYRIRSPKGTILLDQENDSTADSTNNTRSTF; via the coding sequence ATGAGTAGATTTCATTCTTCGACTTTTATTGTGTTGTTGCTGGCAGTTATCGGGTTAAGCGCCTGTCATAAAAAAGATGCCGAAGTAAACCACTTTGTCAAGTATGAAGGCCCCATGATGGAGGCTGACAGTATCCTGACTTATTACAGCGATTCCGCAAGGCTCGTGCTTTCCCTTAATGCTGATAAGCAATTGGAGTATGAAACGGGCGACCGTGAATTTCCCGAAGGCCTGTATCTGGAGTTTTTTAATAAAACTGGGGAAATTGAAGCTACGCTGCGTTGCGATTACTGCTATTACGACAAAGAAAAAACAGAATACAAAGCGCAGGGCGATGTGGTGGTTAAGAATGCGATTTCTGGAGAAAAGCTGAATACTGAAGAGTTGTACTGGAACCCTAAAACCAAAAAGGTTTATACCGATAAATTTGTCCGTATAGAATCTGATGGGCAGATTTTGATGGGGGAAGGACTTGATGCCGACCAGGATTTTACAGAATACCGAATTCGATCCCCTAAAGGGACCATCCTGCTTGATCAGGAAAATGACAGTACCGCAGATTCAACCAACAACACCCGATCAACATTTTAG
- a CDS encoding hemolysin family protein: MIDSLEQPIIIVIISLLASALFSGVEIAFVSADKLQFQLDAKKGMFSGRIYSKFLKKQSQFVATMLIGNTFTLMIYTVFMSQIINGLNDIYHIMPIDNPLLLFFLETVISTVIVLFLAEFTPKSVFLIDPNGVLKLLVIPVWLVYHISKPVVTTVMYLSRLFIIHIMRLPYNEETGVLGRTELSQFVSNLKEGYADEQEVDSRIINNALEFKTIQVRDCLIPRTDIVAVEQNDDIETLKAAFMDSGHSKVLVYRDTIDDIIGYCHSADLFRKPKSIKENMMDIPIVTQTMLASDLLFLFVTKQKSIAVVVDEFGGTAGIVSVEDVIEEILGDIRDEHDEEYLVEEVLEDDKFILSARLDIDYLNDKYDWDIPEGEYDTLGGFIFAEAQKIPEEQEEIFTSIGVVFIESKKDNGIDVIRLDRSAMD, translated from the coding sequence ATGATTGATTCATTAGAACAGCCCATAATCATTGTCATCATTTCCTTGCTTGCCTCTGCCCTGTTTTCTGGTGTAGAGATAGCGTTCGTTTCTGCCGATAAACTGCAGTTTCAGCTCGATGCAAAAAAGGGAATGTTTTCAGGCCGCATATACTCTAAATTCCTGAAGAAGCAAAGTCAGTTTGTGGCCACTATGCTGATCGGTAATACATTTACATTGATGATCTATACGGTGTTTATGTCGCAGATTATCAACGGGCTGAATGATATTTACCACATCATGCCTATTGACAACCCCTTGCTGTTGTTTTTTCTCGAAACAGTCATCTCGACGGTAATCGTTTTGTTTTTGGCAGAGTTTACCCCTAAATCGGTTTTTTTAATTGATCCCAATGGGGTGCTTAAATTATTGGTCATTCCTGTTTGGCTGGTATATCACATCAGCAAGCCTGTCGTAACGACCGTGATGTACCTTTCCCGTTTGTTTATTATTCACATCATGCGTTTGCCCTACAATGAAGAAACAGGCGTACTTGGGCGCACAGAGCTGAGTCAGTTTGTGAGTAACCTCAAAGAGGGTTATGCAGACGAACAGGAGGTCGATTCACGGATCATCAATAATGCACTTGAGTTCAAAACCATTCAGGTGCGGGACTGCCTGATCCCACGGACGGATATTGTGGCTGTGGAACAGAATGATGATATTGAAACTCTCAAGGCCGCTTTTATGGACAGTGGGCACTCCAAAGTATTGGTTTATCGTGATACCATCGATGATATTATTGGTTACTGCCACTCGGCAGACCTTTTCAGAAAGCCCAAAAGTATAAAGGAAAACATGATGGATATTCCCATCGTGACCCAAACCATGCTGGCAAGCGACCTGCTGTTTCTGTTCGTGACCAAGCAAAAGAGTATCGCTGTAGTTGTTGATGAATTCGGTGGTACGGCAGGGATCGTGAGTGTTGAAGATGTGATTGAGGAGATATTGGGGGATATTCGCGATGAGCATGATGAAGAATACCTGGTGGAAGAGGTTCTTGAGGATGATAAATTCATCCTGTCTGCCCGATTGGACATTGATTACCTTAATGATAAATACGACTGGGATATTCCCGAAGGTGAGTATGATACACTGGGCGGATTCATCTTTGCTGAAGCCCAAAAGATCCCTGAGGAGCAAGAGGAAATATTCACCTCTATTGGTGTTGTTTTTATTGAATCCAAGAAAGACAATGGCATCGATGTGATCCGATTGGATCGCTCGGCAATGGACTAA
- a CDS encoding peptidylprolyl isomerase, which produces MALINKIREKSGVAVGVIAVGLLVFIVGGDLMGPKSGQKDERNVGEIAGNTIPLDVYQKQIEDLKYNFTNSYGRFPTETEMNSIRQQAWDLMVVKESFKQEYDAVGVNVSDEELVDMVQGKNISPQIRASFTDPKTGQFDKGAIVQFLSRLGQMPAQQRTQWNAFEASLIPARKRIKFDHLLQGANYITDAEAQQQYRAENEVAEAKYLYIPYYSVSDSAVAVSDSELSSYLNDHQKQYQTDAYRSLEYVTFPIVPSAADSADFFKDMQAFKAEMATVPSVEEDSIYASANTDSKAPSFGTYTVDQLPIILQSNEKILKKGDILGPYNDGGFYTLYKISDVATDGAKSARASHILIRAEDSTPAAKAKAKKKAEGILRAIKRGASFEKEARENSADPSASRGGDLGWFSEGRMVKPFEDAVFSMKKSGVYAKVVETQFGFHIIKVTEAPIAKSFKVATVQREMIASDETRDKIFRQADSFTASAGDLNEFQAAAKEKGYRIQTAPTVNANDRRLGAIADARTVVSWAFRDAAMEEVSDAKEAGDNYIVAALTGVVEKGTAPLSTVKAEITDKVKKEKQAEVIMKKLKGGSLDEMATAYGSDAKVYEASDLKISSNILPSVGFAPEAVGTIFGLKNGEISKPVKTDNGILVVQTIAKTEAPEIADYSKFKKELEAKLDNRVSFNISESLKEAANVKDQRYLYY; this is translated from the coding sequence ATGGCTTTAATTAACAAAATACGTGAAAAATCGGGCGTCGCTGTGGGTGTAATCGCAGTGGGCCTATTAGTTTTTATTGTTGGTGGAGACCTGATGGGTCCTAAGTCTGGTCAGAAGGACGAACGGAATGTGGGGGAAATCGCAGGAAACACCATCCCACTGGACGTTTATCAGAAACAGATAGAAGACCTCAAGTACAACTTCACTAACAGCTATGGTCGCTTCCCTACGGAAACAGAGATGAACTCTATCCGTCAGCAAGCATGGGACCTTATGGTTGTAAAAGAATCCTTCAAACAAGAATATGACGCTGTTGGCGTGAATGTTTCTGATGAAGAATTGGTGGACATGGTACAGGGTAAAAACATCAGCCCTCAGATCCGTGCCTCATTTACTGATCCTAAAACAGGGCAGTTTGATAAAGGTGCAATTGTTCAGTTCTTGAGCCGTTTGGGCCAAATGCCTGCTCAGCAACGTACACAATGGAATGCTTTTGAAGCTTCTTTGATCCCTGCGCGTAAGCGTATCAAATTCGATCATTTGTTGCAAGGTGCCAACTACATTACAGATGCAGAAGCACAACAACAATACCGAGCAGAGAACGAAGTTGCTGAGGCTAAATATTTGTACATCCCTTACTATTCTGTAAGTGATTCAGCGGTTGCGGTATCTGACAGCGAGTTGTCAAGCTACTTGAATGACCACCAGAAGCAATATCAAACAGATGCTTACCGCTCTTTGGAGTATGTAACATTCCCTATTGTTCCTTCTGCGGCAGATTCAGCAGATTTCTTCAAAGATATGCAAGCTTTCAAAGCTGAAATGGCAACGGTGCCTTCAGTAGAGGAAGATTCGATTTATGCTTCGGCTAACACCGATTCTAAAGCACCTTCTTTCGGTACTTATACCGTAGATCAATTGCCGATCATCTTGCAGTCCAATGAGAAAATCTTGAAAAAAGGTGACATCTTGGGACCATACAACGATGGTGGTTTCTATACATTATATAAGATCTCTGACGTTGCTACTGATGGAGCAAAATCAGCTCGTGCATCGCACATCCTGATTCGTGCTGAAGACAGCACACCAGCAGCTAAAGCAAAAGCAAAGAAAAAAGCAGAAGGTATCCTTCGTGCGATCAAGCGTGGTGCTTCATTTGAAAAAGAAGCTCGCGAAAATTCAGCAGATCCTTCAGCATCACGTGGTGGTGACTTGGGTTGGTTCTCTGAAGGCCGTATGGTGAAGCCTTTTGAAGATGCTGTATTCTCTATGAAAAAATCGGGTGTTTATGCTAAAGTGGTAGAAACACAATTCGGTTTCCATATCATCAAAGTAACTGAAGCGCCGATTGCTAAATCGTTTAAAGTAGCGACTGTTCAGCGTGAGATGATCGCTTCTGATGAAACACGTGATAAAATCTTCCGTCAGGCAGATAGCTTTACTGCTTCAGCAGGTGACTTGAACGAGTTCCAGGCGGCAGCGAAAGAAAAAGGATACCGTATCCAGACAGCACCAACTGTAAATGCTAACGATCGTCGTTTGGGTGCTATCGCTGATGCACGCACAGTAGTTAGCTGGGCATTCCGTGATGCAGCTATGGAAGAAGTTTCTGATGCTAAAGAGGCGGGCGATAATTACATTGTTGCAGCATTGACTGGCGTTGTTGAGAAAGGTACTGCTCCATTGTCTACCGTGAAAGCGGAGATCACTGATAAAGTGAAGAAAGAGAAGCAAGCTGAAGTTATCATGAAAAAGCTGAAAGGTGGTTCATTGGATGAAATGGCAACTGCTTACGGTTCGGATGCTAAAGTTTACGAAGCATCAGACTTGAAAATCTCTTCTAACATTTTGCCATCTGTTGGTTTCGCTCCAGAGGCTGTAGGTACTATCTTCGGATTGAAAAATGGTGAGATTTCTAAGCCTGTAAAAACAGACAACGGTATCTTGGTTGTTCAGACAATCGCTAAAACTGAAGCTCCTGAAATTGCAGATTACAGCAAGTTCAAGAAAGAGTTGGAAGCAAAATTGGATAACCGTGTATCTTTCAACATCAGCGAATCTTTGAAAGAGGCTGCCAATGTTAAAGATCAACGTTACCTATACTACTAA
- a CDS encoding DUF493 family protein: MADDSFSFEDFKDKLEQQYDFPTKYTFKFIVPVAQVDRFFEEVFPKKMVEEKQSKTGKFSSFTARFSVRSSDEVIEIYKKATVVPGLISL, encoded by the coding sequence ATGGCAGATGATTCGTTTTCGTTCGAAGACTTTAAGGATAAGCTGGAGCAACAGTATGATTTCCCGACAAAATATACATTTAAGTTTATTGTGCCAGTAGCGCAGGTAGATCGCTTCTTTGAAGAGGTTTTCCCTAAGAAGATGGTGGAAGAAAAGCAGTCCAAGACAGGCAAGTTCTCGTCGTTTACGGCCCGTTTTTCTGTTCGTTCTTCTGATGAAGTCATTGAAATTTACAAGAAAGCTACCGTAGTACCAGGGCTTATTTCTTTATAA
- the metK gene encoding methionine adenosyltransferase, which translates to MSYFFTSESVSEGHPDKVADQISDALIDHFLAFDKNSKVACETLVTTGQVVLAGEVKSQAYLDVQHIARNVINKIGYTKGEYQFDGNSCGVISAIHEQSDDINRGVDREDRENQGAGDQGMMFGYATNETENYMPLALEISHRLLRVLADLRREETEIPYLRPDAKSQVTVQYSDDNKPERIEAIVVSTQHDEFADSDEEMLAKIEQDIKTILIPRVLASFPEDIQALFGDDIKYHINPTGKFVIGGPHGDTGLTGRKIIVDTYGGKGAHGGGAFSGKDPSKVDRSAAYATRHIAKNMVAAGIAEEVLVQVSYAIGVARPTGVYLNTYGTAKVDLSDGEIARKIEGIFDLRPFAIEERLKLRNPIYQETAAYGHMGRTPEVKKVVFPSPYTDDVEVEVETFTWEKLDYVDKIKAEFGL; encoded by the coding sequence ATGTCATATTTCTTTACGTCAGAGTCTGTGTCTGAAGGACACCCTGACAAAGTTGCCGATCAAATTTCTGACGCACTCATCGATCACTTCTTAGCGTTCGATAAAAACTCCAAAGTAGCTTGTGAAACTTTGGTTACGACAGGACAGGTTGTATTGGCGGGAGAGGTGAAATCCCAAGCTTATTTGGATGTTCAGCATATCGCCCGTAATGTTATTAATAAAATAGGCTATACCAAAGGTGAATACCAGTTTGATGGTAACTCCTGTGGGGTAATCTCTGCCATTCACGAGCAGTCTGATGATATCAACCGTGGTGTTGATCGTGAAGATCGTGAAAACCAGGGAGCGGGAGACCAAGGAATGATGTTTGGCTACGCGACCAACGAAACAGAAAACTACATGCCGTTGGCGTTGGAAATCTCTCACCGCTTGTTGCGCGTGTTGGCTGATCTCCGCCGTGAAGAAACGGAAATCCCTTACCTTCGTCCTGATGCAAAATCTCAGGTAACTGTACAGTATTCTGACGACAACAAACCAGAGCGTATCGAGGCGATTGTCGTCTCTACACAGCACGATGAGTTTGCTGATTCAGATGAGGAAATGTTGGCGAAAATCGAACAGGACATCAAAACCATTTTGATTCCTCGCGTATTGGCCAGCTTCCCTGAAGACATTCAGGCATTGTTCGGTGACGACATCAAATATCATATCAACCCAACAGGGAAGTTTGTGATTGGTGGCCCTCACGGCGATACAGGACTAACTGGCCGTAAGATTATCGTAGATACTTACGGAGGAAAAGGCGCTCATGGTGGTGGTGCATTCTCAGGAAAAGACCCTTCCAAAGTGGACCGTTCAGCAGCTTATGCGACACGCCATATCGCTAAGAACATGGTAGCGGCAGGCATTGCTGAAGAAGTTTTGGTGCAGGTATCTTATGCCATTGGCGTTGCACGCCCGACAGGCGTTTACCTGAACACTTACGGAACAGCAAAAGTTGACTTGTCGGACGGCGAGATCGCTCGTAAAATTGAAGGCATTTTCGACCTTCGTCCTTTTGCGATTGAAGAACGCTTGAAGCTTCGTAACCCAATCTATCAGGAAACGGCAGCTTACGGACACATGGGACGTACGCCAGAGGTGAAGAAAGTTGTTTTCCCAAGCCCATACACTGATGATGTAGAGGTAGAAGTGGAAACCTTCACTTGGGAAAAATTAGATTATGTAGATAAAATTAAGGCGGAATTCGGTCTTTAA
- a CDS encoding SAM-dependent methyltransferase has product MSKNKGTLFLIPNVIADGTAEAMIAPQVRDIVKNTSYYLVENLRTARRYISSLKLGLTIEALELEVLDKKTKDAALAQLMKPVMDGRDVGIISESGCPGIADPGALAVEYAHKHGIRVVPLVGPSSLFMALMSSGFSGQHFAFSGYLPIDKKRRIDAIKKLELTAREKYQTQIFMETPYRNDHLFADLVKTCSANVKLCIAKDVSGQDEMIMTKTIAEWKKVKLSIGKFPTIFVLSA; this is encoded by the coding sequence ATGTCAAAAAATAAAGGTACACTATTCCTGATTCCCAATGTAATTGCTGACGGCACCGCCGAAGCAATGATTGCCCCACAGGTTCGGGATATCGTCAAAAATACTTCTTATTATCTCGTAGAAAATCTTCGCACTGCAAGGCGCTACATCTCAAGCCTCAAGCTTGGACTGACCATTGAAGCGCTGGAATTGGAAGTATTGGACAAAAAGACCAAAGATGCCGCACTGGCGCAGCTGATGAAGCCTGTAATGGACGGCAGAGATGTCGGCATTATTTCAGAATCAGGTTGCCCTGGCATTGCAGATCCTGGCGCTCTGGCAGTAGAATACGCCCACAAACACGGCATCAGGGTGGTACCATTGGTAGGGCCATCGTCCTTATTTATGGCCCTGATGAGCTCGGGCTTCTCTGGGCAGCACTTTGCTTTCAGTGGCTACCTGCCGATTGATAAAAAGCGCCGCATTGATGCCATCAAAAAACTGGAACTTACTGCACGCGAAAAATATCAGACGCAAATTTTTATGGAGACGCCCTATCGGAACGATCATCTGTTTGCTGATCTCGTAAAAACCTGCAGCGCCAATGTAAAGCTCTGTATCGCCAAAGATGTTTCGGGACAAGACGAAATGATCATGACCAAAACCATTGCTGAATGGAAAAAGGTAAAGCTATCAATTGGTAAGTTCCCGACAATTTTTGTATTAAGTGCATAA
- a CDS encoding alpha/beta fold hydrolase, whose amino-acid sequence MQLNFKKLGQGPKLIILHGLFGSLDNWMTFAKVMAEQHTVYLVDQRNHGNSPHAQDHNYEAMADDLLAFFEEHNIEEAKIIGHSMGGKTAMQFAAENPDKVVKLVVVDIAPKQYPVHHHEIIEALERVDLTALKSRGEADAALQMSLKDIGVRQFLLKGLARSKEGFRWKFNLEVLKDQIENVVAALDPQLGYDGQSLFIRGALSNYIMEKDTALIKNQFPEAHVVTIENAGHWIHAEQPEAFLKAIQKFI is encoded by the coding sequence ATGCAACTCAACTTTAAAAAATTGGGGCAGGGGCCAAAGCTGATTATCCTGCACGGCCTTTTTGGTTCACTTGATAACTGGATGACGTTCGCCAAAGTAATGGCTGAACAGCATACCGTTTACCTTGTAGATCAACGCAACCACGGAAATTCCCCCCACGCACAAGATCATAACTATGAAGCAATGGCAGATGACCTGCTTGCCTTTTTCGAAGAACACAACATTGAAGAAGCCAAAATCATAGGTCATTCCATGGGAGGAAAAACAGCCATGCAGTTTGCGGCAGAAAATCCTGATAAAGTTGTAAAGCTGGTGGTGGTAGATATTGCCCCAAAGCAATATCCTGTGCATCATCACGAAATTATTGAAGCCCTGGAGCGTGTGGACTTGACAGCCCTGAAAAGCAGGGGAGAGGCCGACGCAGCGCTTCAAATGTCCCTGAAGGATATCGGTGTTCGCCAATTTTTACTCAAAGGCCTTGCCCGAAGTAAAGAAGGCTTTCGCTGGAAATTCAATTTGGAGGTACTTAAAGACCAGATCGAAAATGTTGTTGCGGCCCTCGACCCACAATTGGGTTACGACGGCCAAAGCCTGTTTATTCGGGGCGCACTTTCCAATTATATCATGGAAAAAGATACTGCCCTGATCAAAAATCAATTTCCTGAAGCACACGTTGTAACAATAGAAAATGCTGGGCACTGGATTCATGCCGAACAGCCCGAAGCTTTTCTTAAAGCGATTCAAAAATTTATATAA
- a CDS encoding pyridoxine 5'-phosphate synthase, producing the protein MTKLSVNINKIATLRNSRGADNPNVVKTALDAERFGAEGITVHPRPDERHITYQDVLDLNEVVTTEFNIEGYPDARFMEIIHRVKPAQATLVPDPPTAITSNAGWDTLTHQDFLKEICAEIKAAGVRVSIFVDPDPKMVEGAKACGADRIELYTEPYAANYQADRDKAVADYVQAAEKAVALGLGINAGHDLDAENLKFLKEKLPQLDEVSIGHALICDALYQGLENTIQIYLRQLK; encoded by the coding sequence ATGACTAAGCTTAGCGTAAATATCAATAAAATCGCCACCCTTCGCAATTCCCGTGGGGCGGATAATCCCAATGTAGTCAAAACTGCTTTGGATGCAGAAAGATTCGGTGCGGAAGGCATCACGGTCCACCCACGACCAGACGAACGCCATATCACCTATCAAGATGTATTGGACCTGAACGAGGTGGTGACCACTGAATTTAATATTGAAGGCTACCCTGACGCCCGTTTCATGGAAATCATTCACCGTGTAAAACCTGCACAGGCCACCTTGGTACCCGATCCACCGACTGCCATCACTTCGAATGCAGGATGGGACACCCTCACTCATCAGGATTTTCTCAAAGAAATTTGCGCTGAGATCAAAGCCGCAGGTGTCAGGGTTTCTATTTTTGTTGATCCAGACCCTAAAATGGTCGAAGGTGCCAAAGCTTGTGGAGCAGACCGCATTGAGCTGTACACCGAACCTTATGCGGCCAACTATCAGGCCGATCGCGACAAGGCCGTTGCTGATTACGTTCAGGCGGCAGAAAAAGCAGTAGCCCTGGGGCTTGGTATAAATGCTGGGCACGACCTTGATGCTGAAAACCTGAAATTTTTGAAAGAAAAGCTTCCACAGCTTGATGAAGTCTCTATTGGCCACGCGCTAATCTGCGATGCCCTTTACCAGGGACTGGAAAATACCATCCAAATTTACCTGAGACAACTTAAATAA
- a CDS encoding GatB/YqeY domain-containing protein: protein MSLKLKINDDIKTAMKAKQKDDLRALRAIKSMILLAETADGSTSELTEEQEIKMLQKAVKQRKESAQVYKEQGREDLAEVELVEVAVIEKYLPAQMGEEELQAKIAEIIAQVGAEGPKDMGKVMGAASKALAGQADGKSISTVVKSLLNK from the coding sequence ATGAGCCTAAAGCTAAAGATCAACGACGACATCAAAACAGCAATGAAAGCAAAGCAAAAAGATGATTTACGTGCCTTGAGAGCGATTAAATCCATGATTTTGCTGGCTGAAACTGCTGATGGCAGCACTTCGGAACTGACCGAGGAGCAGGAAATTAAAATGCTTCAGAAAGCGGTGAAGCAGCGTAAGGAATCTGCGCAGGTTTATAAAGAGCAAGGACGCGAGGATTTGGCGGAAGTTGAATTGGTAGAAGTGGCTGTGATTGAGAAGTATTTGCCTGCACAAATGGGCGAAGAAGAATTACAGGCGAAAATTGCTGAAATTATTGCTCAGGTAGGCGCTGAAGGCCCTAAAGATATGGGTAAAGTGATGGGTGCAGCCTCAAAAGCTTTGGCAGGACAGGCTGACGGGAAGTCGATTTCCACGGTTGTCAAATCATTGTTGAACAAATAA
- a CDS encoding CvpA family protein encodes MAIFDICVILLIGYGAYNGFKKGLIVSIVTTFSLFIALWGAVKFQEPATKILSPLINTDPHLTPYLVFILLFIAFVVGVHLIGTLLKKFVNMTLLGSLDTFAGGILGVLKNAAFVTVLVFGMTKIAPEMAERLSKDSVSFPYFEKAVKEVAKVVPAIDFKVPDIKKMV; translated from the coding sequence TTGGCAATATTTGATATTTGCGTCATACTGCTCATTGGCTATGGCGCTTATAATGGATTTAAAAAAGGGCTGATCGTCAGTATTGTAACGACCTTCAGCCTTTTTATAGCGTTATGGGGTGCCGTGAAATTTCAGGAACCTGCCACGAAAATTTTGTCGCCCCTCATCAATACTGACCCGCATCTAACCCCTTATTTGGTATTTATTTTGCTGTTTATCGCTTTTGTAGTAGGCGTGCACCTGATAGGTACCTTGCTCAAAAAGTTTGTAAACATGACCCTGCTCGGAAGCCTGGATACCTTTGCTGGAGGCATACTTGGTGTACTGAAAAATGCCGCTTTTGTAACGGTGCTTGTTTTCGGAATGACCAAAATTGCACCCGAAATGGCAGAGCGACTTTCCAAAGACAGTGTGTCATTTCCTTATTTCGAGAAAGCAGTAAAGGAAGTAGCTAAAGTGGTCCCTGCGATCGACTTTAAAGTTCCTGACATAAAAAAAATGGTTTAG